The following are from one region of the Juglans regia cultivar Chandler chromosome 10, Walnut 2.0, whole genome shotgun sequence genome:
- the LOC109006001 gene encoding uncharacterized protein LOC109006001 yields the protein MEEIREVAKAYYENLTEQQQEKAQDDFKKMKLENNKSMSLNDFLDFFLQDNYPKSVACSLFKDLDVNGDGSLDFDEFITLFYLYQSKRLLYCRGCETFLNGLYFTCIKCFDSTNNSYDLCSLCYRKKNIQHDHGDAVFLDNYALLRRNIKRSSETAVDPVQVKNDENEGQYVSELSDHQENIATHEADLDDFNYQENHEEVANASNQLEKIANRKVANMPRYRKRDRISKFFARQAATMTSKVVGDISKAPDSTDNCSVM from the exons ATGGAGGAGATCCGTGAGGTTGCTAAAGCTTATTACGAAAACTTGACAGAGCAGCAGCAGGAGAAAGCCCAGGATGATTtcaaaaagatgaagttggaaAACAATAAAAGCATGAGCCTAAATGATTTCTTGGATTTCTTCCTGCAAGACAATTATCCAAAAAGTGTTGCTTGTTCTTTGTTCAAGGATCTAGACGTAAATGGTGATGGCAGCCTGGATTTCGACGAGTTTATCACCTTGTTCTATCTGTATCAAAGCAAGAGGCTATTGTATTGTCGTGGCTGCGAAACGTTTCTTAATGGACTCTATTTCACTTGCATCAAATGCTTTGATTCCACCAATAATAGCTACGACCTCTGCTCCTTGTGTTAccggaaaaaaaatattcagcATGACCATGGAGATGCAGTCTTCTTGGACAACTACGCTTTACTCCGCCGGAACATCAAACGCTCATCGGAAACGGCAGTAGACCCAGTTCAG GTCAAAAACGATGAAAATGAAGGTCAATATGTCTCTGAATTATCGGATCATCAG GAAAACATTGCAACTCATGAAGCAGATTTAGATGACTTTAATTACCAG GAAAATCATGAAGAAGTTGCAAATGCATCTAACCAGCTG GAAAAAATTGCAAATCGAAAAGTTGCAAACATGCCTCGTTACAGG AAACGCGATCGAATAAGCAAATTCTTTGCAAGACAAGCTGCAACCATGACATCAAAAGTAGTAGGCGACATCTCAAAGGCTCCTGACAGTACCGACAATTGCAGTGTCATGTGA